One region of Bacillota bacterium genomic DNA includes:
- the tuf gene encoding elongation factor Tu (EF-Tu; promotes GTP-dependent binding of aminoacyl-tRNA to the A-site of ribosomes during protein biosynthesis; when the tRNA anticodon matches the mRNA codon, GTP hydrolysis results; the inactive EF-Tu-GDP leaves the ribosome and release of GDP is promoted by elongation factor Ts; many prokaryotes have two copies of the gene encoding EF-Tu): GDNIKMEIDLITPIAMEEGLRFAIREGGRTIGKGVVTSIIE, encoded by the coding sequence GGGGACAACATAAAGATGGAGATAGACCTGATAACGCCGATAGCGATGGAAGAGGGTCTTAGGTTTGCAATAAGGGAAGGTGGCAGGACCATAGGCAAGGGAGTCGTCACCTCCATAATCGAGTAG
- the rpmG gene encoding 50S ribosomal protein L33 has protein sequence MREGITLECMECKRRNYRTTKNKKNDPDRIELRKYCRACKKHTVHKETR, from the coding sequence TTGCGCGAGGGTATCACTTTGGAATGCATGGAATGCAAGAGGAGAAATTATCGAACCACCAAGAACAAGAAAAATGATCCCGATAGAATCGAATTACGCAAGTACTGCAGGGCTTGTAAGAAGCATACTGTTCACAAGGAGACACGTTAA
- the secE gene encoding preprotein translocase subunit SecE, producing the protein MELRSIIERIQKYLREVRAELRKVTWPNRKQLGSYTAVVLVTVLVVAGFVGLIDFAFSQILRLFIK; encoded by the coding sequence ATGGAACTGCGTAGCATTATTGAGCGAATACAAAAGTACCTGCGTGAGGTTAGAGCCGAACTTCGGAAGGTTACGTGGCCGAACCGTAAACAGCTTGGTTCTTACACTGCGGTCGTGCTCGTTACCGTACTGGTGGTAGCTGGTTTTGTCGGGCTTATAGATTTTGCTTTCTCGCAGATCCTCAGGCTTTTCATCAAGTGA
- the nusG gene encoding transcription termination/antitermination protein NusG produces MDEDKIEVQTPPEEGPQPTTEVAGRSPKRWYVIHTYSGYENKVKANLEKRVKTMEKEDKIFRVLVPTQEEYEIKDGKRKISKRKVFPGYVLVEMIMEDDSWYVVRNTPGVTGFVGSGNKPIPLQDKEARLILKQMGIEEPRPKMDFSIGEQVRVVAGPFQHFTGAIEEIQKDKGKLRVLVSMFGRETPVELDFSQVEKI; encoded by the coding sequence ATGGATGAGGACAAAATCGAGGTGCAAACCCCTCCAGAAGAGGGACCACAGCCTACTACAGAAGTGGCTGGGCGATCACCCAAAAGGTGGTATGTGATCCATACCTATTCCGGCTACGAGAACAAGGTCAAGGCTAACCTTGAGAAGCGCGTCAAGACCATGGAGAAAGAAGATAAGATCTTCCGGGTGCTGGTGCCTACACAGGAAGAATACGAGATAAAGGATGGCAAGCGGAAGATCAGCAAACGGAAGGTCTTCCCTGGTTATGTGCTGGTAGAGATGATTATGGAGGATGATTCATGGTACGTGGTCCGGAATACACCCGGGGTTACGGGATTCGTAGGCTCTGGCAACAAGCCCATACCACTGCAGGATAAGGAAGCGCGTCTTATTCTGAAGCAGATGGGGATCGAGGAACCCCGGCCAAAGATGGATTTCTCCATAGGAGAGCAAGTAAGGGTAGTGGCGGGTCCATTTCAGCACTTTACTGGCGCGATCGAGGAGATCCAGAAGGATAAAGGCAAATTACGGGTCCTTGTCTCGATGTTCGGGCGGGAAACCCCTGTCGAGCTTGATTTTAGTCAGGTTGAGAAAATATGA
- the rplK gene encoding 50S ribosomal protein L11, with protein MPKKVVAVVKIQIPAGKATPAPPVGPALAPHAINIMDFVRQFNEKTAAQAGTIIPVEVTVYDDRSFTFVLKTPPASFLIKQAVGIEKGSGKPNREKVGKLSKAKLKEIAELKMKDLNANDLDAAMSIVAGTARSMGIEVER; from the coding sequence ATGCCCAAGAAGGTTGTTGCTGTAGTTAAGATACAGATTCCGGCAGGGAAGGCCACGCCTGCTCCGCCGGTGGGACCGGCCCTTGCGCCGCATGCCATAAATATCATGGATTTTGTCCGTCAATTCAATGAAAAGACCGCTGCCCAGGCCGGCACCATCATCCCTGTAGAGGTCACCGTCTATGATGACCGATCCTTTACGTTTGTCTTGAAGACTCCTCCAGCGAGTTTTCTGATAAAGCAGGCTGTTGGTATAGAGAAAGGCTCTGGAAAGCCCAATAGGGAAAAGGTGGGGAAACTTTCCAAGGCAAAACTCAAGGAAATCGCAGAACTCAAAATGAAAGACCTCAATGCCAATGACCTTGATGCCGCCATGAGTATAGTCGCGGGGACTGCAAGGAGCATGGGGATAGAGGTTGAACGCTAG